One segment of Marinobacter sediminum DNA contains the following:
- a CDS encoding DUF6586 family protein, which produces MASQWHSLVSQKLFMARTLLGLLDPSINSAGGRTNTEAEQALSREAAIQGSIELLLRSRTLLLVMIARLYQYRTEEPASLNELASLIGEATSEVVRLREFESRAGSWWNHLDQLEMSQSRPPATRKTVSDENIIAVSVDTGPDRSAASLQKTLSAMKTFADDLEEQHSEW; this is translated from the coding sequence ATGGCCTCACAATGGCATTCGCTGGTCTCACAAAAACTGTTTATGGCTCGAACCCTTCTGGGTTTGCTCGACCCCTCCATTAACTCCGCTGGCGGCCGAACGAACACAGAGGCGGAGCAGGCGTTAAGCCGGGAAGCCGCGATTCAGGGTTCTATTGAGCTGCTTCTGAGGTCTCGAACACTGCTGCTGGTTATGATCGCACGACTCTATCAATACCGGACAGAAGAGCCGGCCTCACTGAATGAGCTTGCCTCATTAATTGGCGAAGCAACCAGTGAAGTCGTGCGCTTACGCGAGTTCGAAAGCCGGGCCGGCAGCTGGTGGAACCACCTTGACCAGCTGGAAATGTCACAGAGCCGCCCACCAGCAACCCGGAAAACGGTCAGCGACGAGAATATTATTGCGGTCTCTGTAGATACCGGACCTGACCGGTCCGCAGCCTCACTGCAGAAGACACTGAGCGCAATGAAAACTTTTGCCGATGATCTGGAAGAGCAACACAGTGAGTGGTGA
- the lexA gene encoding transcriptional repressor LexA, with the protein MMKLTARQSQVLEIIRRYLDETGYPPTRAEIAAELGFRSANAAEEHLRALARKGAIEMVPGASRGIRLPEAEQDLGLPVIGQVAAGSPILAQEHVEDHVTLQPDFFSPSADYLLRVRGMSMKDIGILDGDLLAVHRTQDVHNGQVVVARVGEEEVTVKRFRKEGSKVYLVAENEEFAPIEVDLTEQQLFIEGLGVGVIRRSDLH; encoded by the coding sequence TTGATGAAGCTGACAGCAAGACAATCCCAAGTGCTGGAAATAATCCGGCGGTATCTGGATGAGACCGGCTACCCACCCACGCGTGCGGAAATCGCCGCAGAGCTCGGGTTTCGTTCCGCCAACGCGGCTGAAGAGCACTTACGTGCCTTGGCACGCAAAGGTGCCATTGAAATGGTACCCGGAGCCAGTCGTGGAATTCGTTTGCCAGAGGCTGAGCAGGATCTGGGACTTCCGGTGATTGGCCAGGTGGCGGCAGGCAGCCCCATTCTCGCCCAGGAACACGTCGAAGACCATGTCACACTGCAGCCAGACTTCTTCTCGCCGTCCGCCGATTATCTGCTCCGCGTACGCGGTATGAGTATGAAGGATATCGGCATCCTTGATGGGGACTTGTTGGCGGTTCATCGTACTCAGGATGTCCATAACGGTCAGGTCGTGGTTGCGCGGGTTGGGGAAGAAGAGGTCACTGTGAAGCGATTCCGCAAGGAAGGCTCGAAGGTGTATCTGGTGGCCGAGAATGAGGAATTTGCTCCGATTGAGGTCGATCTCACCGAGCAACAATTGTTTATTGAAGGTTTGGGAGTGGGTGTGATCCGTCGCTCTGATCTTCACTGA
- a CDS encoding cell division inhibitor SulA, whose protein sequence is MEQLSFNQNLAYQQRALSYSVPTPERRSVIRARRRDEFDDVAVAGNVTEIILPKGQVENFQLLLPMLTQLNQEKRWLAWIDPPQALVSKWQKMHGIVAGELLVLRSTTEYPAQQLAERALSAGTCHAVVMWTRKLGRTSFEALQNASAKGNSHGVVLRQR, encoded by the coding sequence ATGGAACAACTGAGCTTCAATCAGAATCTGGCTTATCAGCAACGTGCTCTGTCCTACTCGGTGCCGACACCGGAGCGACGTTCTGTCATCCGTGCGCGACGCAGGGATGAATTCGACGATGTGGCCGTTGCTGGTAATGTGACTGAGATTATCTTGCCAAAGGGGCAGGTGGAGAATTTTCAGTTGCTGCTTCCGATGCTGACTCAGTTGAATCAGGAAAAGCGCTGGCTGGCCTGGATTGACCCGCCCCAGGCTCTGGTGAGCAAGTGGCAAAAAATGCACGGTATCGTAGCTGGTGAGCTACTGGTGCTTCGCTCCACCACCGAATATCCTGCTCAACAACTGGCCGAAAGAGCGCTGAGTGCAGGAACCTGCCATGCAGTCGTCATGTGGACCCGTAAGCTTGGGCGTACATCCTTTGAGGCGCTGCAGAATGCGTCTGCCAAAGGAAACAGCCACGGAGTAGTTCTTCGTCAGCGATGA
- a CDS encoding autotransporter assembly complex protein TamA: MLSKNHVVNSGRTRLLALLFLVCPLVSFAQQVEVQVEGDYPNLQDNAEAFIGEIEGRSAFSLRRYAPTAVGQAEKALRALGYYSPVISWRVEEGDEDDLSSLKLLITPGEPVRVTSRTVEIRGAAASDPQFSDDLPAHPAEGDILNHGEYSALRDNIQTRARRRGYFDGRFVARTLEVDPEARTAVVRLIYESGDRYHLGKVYFDEGHYFEIGLLRDFVTFEPGTPYHADKIARLNRDLSNSGYFSGVDIDARPSNAVDGVIPVQVAVNRRDPRSISAGIGFSTDVGPRLRGTWREHWINPMGHKRGAETELSAPRQNLTTWYELPLDPPMTDLIRLTAGYQREDIENVESERFTLGQQWQHQLDIGWLQVLSIRLENETFNIGNDEKGTSSLLLPGASYSRLSVDSALDPFKGYHLQFDVVGSHRAVLSDVDILHVNALAKGLFTLFGKHRFLGRVQFGGVATNHFEDVPPSLRFFAGGDQSVRGYGYETLSPENDNGVPVGGRYLLVGSGEYQYQFADKWRVALFVDHGNAINDLFDPLATGAGIGLRWISPVGSLRLDVAKGLNTELGGEWRIHFSMGPEL, from the coding sequence ATGCTATCTAAAAATCACGTTGTTAACTCAGGCCGAACCCGGTTGCTGGCGCTGCTTTTTCTAGTGTGCCCCCTGGTAAGTTTTGCCCAGCAGGTTGAAGTCCAGGTCGAGGGTGACTATCCCAACCTTCAAGACAACGCTGAGGCATTTATCGGCGAGATTGAAGGTCGAAGCGCCTTTAGTTTGCGCCGTTACGCACCTACGGCCGTTGGCCAGGCTGAAAAGGCCCTGCGAGCATTGGGGTATTACAGTCCTGTGATCAGCTGGCGGGTGGAGGAAGGCGATGAGGATGACCTTTCTAGCCTGAAGCTCTTGATTACCCCGGGAGAGCCGGTTCGCGTAACATCACGAACGGTTGAGATTCGCGGTGCTGCCGCGTCGGATCCGCAGTTCTCCGATGATCTGCCCGCACACCCTGCCGAGGGGGATATCCTGAATCATGGCGAGTACTCGGCACTTCGGGACAATATCCAGACCCGTGCCCGCCGCCGCGGTTACTTTGATGGAAGATTTGTTGCCAGAACGCTCGAAGTCGACCCCGAGGCCAGGACTGCGGTGGTGAGACTGATCTATGAGAGTGGTGATCGCTATCATCTCGGCAAGGTGTACTTTGACGAAGGCCACTACTTTGAAATCGGGCTCCTCCGGGATTTCGTCACCTTTGAGCCGGGCACTCCCTACCATGCAGATAAAATCGCCAGGCTAAACCGGGACCTGTCTAACAGCGGCTATTTCTCGGGGGTGGATATTGATGCCAGGCCTTCCAATGCTGTTGACGGTGTTATTCCGGTGCAGGTTGCTGTGAACCGTCGGGATCCTCGTTCAATTTCAGCCGGTATCGGTTTCTCGACGGATGTCGGGCCACGGTTACGCGGTACCTGGCGGGAGCACTGGATCAACCCGATGGGACATAAACGGGGTGCAGAAACGGAGTTATCCGCGCCCCGACAAAATCTGACGACCTGGTATGAGCTGCCGCTGGATCCACCCATGACCGATCTGATACGGCTGACTGCGGGTTACCAGAGAGAAGACATTGAGAATGTTGAATCCGAGCGTTTCACGCTTGGCCAGCAGTGGCAGCACCAGCTGGATATAGGATGGCTGCAAGTGCTTTCCATTCGCCTGGAGAATGAGACTTTTAATATTGGCAACGACGAAAAAGGCACCAGTAGCCTGCTATTACCTGGCGCCAGCTACTCCAGGCTGTCTGTGGACTCCGCCCTGGATCCGTTTAAAGGGTATCACTTGCAGTTTGATGTTGTCGGCTCACATCGGGCGGTGTTGTCCGATGTGGATATCCTGCATGTAAATGCGCTGGCCAAGGGGCTTTTTACCCTGTTCGGGAAGCATCGTTTCCTTGGCCGTGTGCAGTTTGGTGGCGTTGCGACCAACCACTTTGAGGATGTGCCTCCCTCTTTGCGTTTCTTTGCCGGTGGAGACCAAAGCGTTCGTGGTTACGGTTATGAAACCCTGTCGCCGGAAAATGATAACGGAGTACCGGTTGGTGGGCGATACTTGCTTGTGGGGAGCGGCGAATACCAGTACCAGTTTGCCGACAAATGGCGGGTGGCGTTGTTTGTAGACCACGGTAATGCCATTAACGATCTTTTTGATCCTCTGGCCACGGGAGCTGGTATCGGTCTTCGCTGGATCAGCCCGGTCGGCTCGCTTCGCCTGGACGTTGCCAAGGGGTTGAATACGGAACTCGGTGGTGAATGGCGAATTCACTTTTCCATGGGGCCTGAGTTGTGA
- a CDS encoding amidoligase family protein has product MTHPSACKMPDILTVNEGKDRRVGIEIELSGISYDDLVARVTKFFDGEPTLVSRYVTKLETSLGTFTIELDSDPIKELDLADDRLPESIRDIGGQAMEVIDAAAERIVPLEIISPPLAFRKVHEIESLVDDLRQAGALGSREAIYYAFGLQLNPELPDLRPSTLVRYLQAFAGLYEWLKARHQLDISRKLTTYIEPWSTRFTDLLMEDDYAPDQTQLMRDYLETNPSRNRALDLLPLFAHLDTDLLHNYVHDPRVKSRPTLHYRLPDCDIDNVSWRFSNVWNDWVILEQIAANGAELAELRSLYRERRKLSIHNLTHSWQETTTKWLQSKGYV; this is encoded by the coding sequence ATGACGCATCCCAGTGCCTGCAAAATGCCCGATATTCTCACCGTCAATGAAGGCAAGGATCGACGGGTCGGTATAGAAATCGAGCTGTCGGGTATCAGCTACGACGACCTGGTAGCGCGCGTGACGAAGTTTTTCGATGGGGAACCGACGCTGGTGTCCCGTTACGTCACCAAACTGGAAACCAGTCTTGGTACTTTTACGATTGAACTCGATTCGGACCCGATCAAGGAGCTGGATCTTGCGGATGACCGCCTGCCCGAATCCATACGGGATATTGGCGGACAAGCCATGGAGGTAATTGACGCGGCGGCTGAGCGTATTGTCCCGCTGGAAATTATCAGTCCACCGCTGGCCTTCAGAAAAGTCCACGAAATCGAATCCCTGGTGGATGATCTCCGTCAGGCCGGCGCTCTGGGTAGCCGTGAAGCGATTTATTATGCGTTCGGTCTGCAACTTAACCCCGAACTGCCCGATTTGCGTCCGTCGACACTGGTTCGCTATCTCCAGGCTTTTGCCGGGCTTTATGAATGGCTTAAGGCACGCCACCAACTCGATATCAGTCGAAAGTTGACCACCTACATAGAGCCATGGAGCACCAGGTTTACGGACCTCCTGATGGAGGATGATTATGCACCAGACCAGACCCAACTGATGCGGGATTACCTTGAGACCAACCCGAGCCGCAATCGCGCCCTGGACCTCCTGCCACTCTTTGCTCATCTCGATACGGATTTACTGCATAATTACGTTCATGATCCCCGCGTCAAGAGCCGCCCCACCCTGCATTACCGTTTGCCGGACTGCGACATTGACAACGTTTCCTGGCGATTTTCCAACGTCTGGAACGACTGGGTGATTCTGGAACAGATAGCAGCCAATGGCGCCGAATTGGCGGAGCTTCGGTCGCTATACCGTGAACGGCGTAAACTGAGCATCCACAACCTGACACACAGCTGGCAGGAAACGACAACCAAATGGTTGCAAAGCAAGGGTTATGTCTGA
- a CDS encoding SIMPL domain-containing protein, with amino-acid sequence MNGRNRIARLALSCALLLPGIALSGEVSLSGQGSVSVKPDSARLQFTASAQHQLPQKATEQVTSKMSQWREAIKQYRAQLEDYSDANVNLYSRMVPSPERGEDPRKQAVASQTVSFQISDLSLLNPLLEQAQSLGLDYYLGPNQFFHSDQRRLEREALAEAIADAKEKCEFVASQLEKTCGDVVSINVNGGFRPVPMMRAEAKGASDTVSSIGEREIQATVNATFELD; translated from the coding sequence ATGAACGGAAGGAACCGCATCGCCAGACTGGCTTTATCTTGCGCCCTTTTATTGCCGGGAATCGCACTCTCGGGCGAAGTCAGCCTGAGCGGACAGGGCAGCGTAAGCGTCAAGCCTGACAGCGCCCGTCTGCAGTTTACTGCCAGTGCGCAACACCAATTACCTCAGAAGGCAACTGAACAGGTAACCTCTAAGATGAGCCAATGGCGAGAGGCCATCAAGCAGTACCGGGCACAGCTGGAAGACTACTCGGACGCCAACGTAAACCTTTACAGTCGCATGGTGCCCAGTCCGGAGCGTGGCGAAGACCCGAGAAAGCAGGCCGTGGCATCACAAACAGTCAGTTTTCAGATCAGCGATCTGTCACTGCTGAACCCCCTGCTCGAACAAGCCCAGTCCCTGGGCCTGGATTATTACCTTGGTCCCAATCAGTTCTTTCACTCCGATCAGCGCCGCCTTGAACGCGAAGCATTGGCGGAAGCGATCGCCGATGCTAAAGAGAAGTGTGAGTTTGTTGCCAGCCAGCTGGAAAAAACCTGCGGTGATGTCGTCAGCATCAATGTTAATGGCGGTTTTCGGCCTGTGCCTATGATGAGGGCCGAAGCAAAAGGAGCCTCAGACACTGTTTCAAGTATCGGAGAGCGGGAGATTCAGGCTACGGTCAATGCAACGTTCGAGCTCGACTGA
- a CDS encoding gamma-glutamyl-gamma-aminobutyrate hydrolase family protein: protein MSDQAGTKEELPGLTIGISGPARKGTAHRLISLGLRLHGARTHYIRPGSRTDVSLLDGLVLSGGTHVHPERYGQQPQVTARYDQKRDSTDYRLLEQAEQIGIPVLGICRGAQLINVFHGGSLCQNVTPLRVNTRHRPLLLPMQTVRLVTTSRLGQLMQSPVIGANRIHSQTIKYLGRNLRVVAVDNDLFVQAIENTHDQWLMGVQWHPEYLLYHGGHRRIFRQFVQAAMAFKLSRLEPESDDV, encoded by the coding sequence ATGTCTGATCAGGCGGGCACCAAAGAGGAGCTGCCAGGGCTGACTATCGGAATCAGTGGCCCGGCGAGAAAAGGCACTGCCCATCGGCTGATCAGCCTTGGGCTGAGACTGCATGGCGCCCGAACGCATTACATCAGGCCTGGCTCCCGAACGGACGTATCATTGCTGGACGGGCTCGTACTGTCTGGTGGCACCCACGTACATCCTGAGCGTTACGGACAGCAACCCCAGGTTACCGCCCGCTATGATCAAAAACGGGATTCAACTGATTACAGGCTTCTTGAACAGGCCGAACAGATTGGCATCCCGGTGCTCGGGATATGTCGTGGCGCACAGTTAATCAACGTGTTTCACGGTGGCTCCCTGTGCCAGAACGTGACACCGTTACGAGTGAATACGCGCCACCGCCCGCTGCTACTGCCGATGCAAACCGTAAGGCTGGTAACGACCAGCAGGCTCGGCCAGCTTATGCAGTCCCCCGTGATTGGTGCGAACCGGATTCACAGCCAGACCATAAAGTACCTCGGGCGCAATCTCAGGGTTGTCGCGGTAGACAACGACCTGTTCGTACAGGCTATCGAGAATACCCATGACCAATGGCTGATGGGGGTTCAGTGGCATCCGGAATATCTGTTATATCATGGGGGACACCGACGGATATTCAGGCAGTTCGTCCAGGCTGCGATGGCATTCAAGCTTTCACGCCTGGAACCGGAATCAGACGACGTCTGA
- a CDS encoding translocation/assembly module TamB domain-containing protein has product MTDQHQNHEQDEIPARRSLWFWLLLAFAVLILLPAILVVIVLLALRSETGTTWVIDQVPGLTVTDGQGSLFGQWHAQTLEWRGYGVNVEVDSPFIEWSPSCLFNKELCLDTLHAQRLVVNVQPSSTGKADGSDLTLPTIDLPLGVRISDVSVGPFVFNGSQIWDRLEFAAVGSGADWMLERGFYELDAYSVTVSGRVATRRDWPVDLNVQASLPPPSGDEWLLDVNLSGSVRDLTLAGRSNGYLDAGLTGNVSPLDRALPAKLKITSRSFLALETLPETLVLRDWFLEANGSLESGFETRGRAVLPGTEGPINLLLRGHVGTEAARDIELELSTQKPEQTGKVRVAGKVNWQGGLNAEADVSLTKFPWFSLLPGVSEPPVILNSLDGSVSWGDGQYHARLKAAVDGPQGEATLSSVVDGDLSATTLTDLKVTTGAGSLAGGGALDFSGPLSWEAALKLDNFNPGYWLPMLEASLSGDVETRGALREGEIPDMTARWDLAGQWKSKPASAVGTLNTASGAWEVSGLAVAVGENSLEGSGVWGEALDGNLVLSLPAPGEILAGLKGRMTAKLNIAGTPDDPQGDLTFSAQELAWQDTVTLASLDLDASLAPGFRLRSHAEIGGIEAGGQRLESVTLDAAGIQDDHRLTLTANHEDADLRLVFGGGFDDSWTAWQGALASGLIEIPEQDQSWRLQSPAKLAYRKNGQLTFDAHCWSWQESSFCAEDQVLLPTPRIAYRINNFPAAALDPLMPEALRWRAQLNGSIDVTMAAEGPRGQVRMDAGKGEFRVLLNEEWESLQHEIFTVGLNLQPEKAELDIRLSGPELGELTVNTAVDPATPERTVTGQFSLQGLDIALAGIFTGLERVSGKVKGQGKLSGPLMKPMVKGEITLSNARLVDPRLPVPLDDVFLSLDLNGYSADINGRIKSNARSETIVGGTLDWENRPEGELTIRGKRVPFSLEPYARLEVEPDLTIAFRQGELSVAGQVAVPRGSIEIKGLPEQAVSVSDDEVIVGVEPQEPVIRSLKMDVTVVVGEDRVTFAAFGVKGDLEGSLRIGNDMDTRGTLQLVNGQYDAYGQELELRRARILFVGNLTQPYLDIEAIRTVGSVVAGIRLSGPVQSPATEVFSTPDMSQTDALSYVILGRPAQSRGEEGQMGQAALSLGLTQASKVTGKIGEEFGVRDLMLEAEGSGEQTSIVASGYLTEELSVRYGVGIFEPITTVALRYDLGRYFYLEAASGLAASLDIFYTRDF; this is encoded by the coding sequence GTGACGGATCAACACCAGAATCATGAGCAGGATGAGATTCCAGCACGCAGGTCCCTGTGGTTCTGGCTGTTGCTGGCATTTGCTGTACTTATCCTGTTGCCCGCCATTCTTGTTGTCATTGTTTTGCTGGCACTTCGCTCTGAAACGGGCACAACCTGGGTTATCGACCAGGTGCCCGGACTGACAGTCACAGACGGCCAGGGCTCACTGTTTGGTCAGTGGCACGCGCAAACGCTTGAGTGGCGCGGGTACGGTGTGAATGTCGAGGTGGATTCTCCGTTCATTGAATGGTCCCCCTCGTGTCTGTTCAACAAAGAGCTCTGTCTTGACACCCTTCATGCCCAGAGACTGGTCGTGAATGTCCAGCCATCTTCAACCGGGAAGGCCGATGGGTCAGACCTGACGTTACCAACCATAGATTTACCGCTGGGTGTCAGAATCAGTGATGTGTCTGTTGGCCCGTTTGTATTTAACGGCAGCCAAATCTGGGATCGTCTGGAATTTGCGGCTGTTGGCTCTGGTGCTGACTGGATGCTGGAACGAGGTTTTTACGAACTGGATGCATACAGCGTAACGGTTTCCGGGAGAGTGGCAACCCGCCGGGACTGGCCTGTAGACCTCAATGTTCAGGCCTCCCTGCCGCCGCCCTCCGGGGATGAATGGTTACTTGATGTCAATCTGTCTGGCAGCGTGCGGGACCTTACCTTGGCTGGGCGTAGCAACGGGTACCTGGACGCCGGGCTTACGGGCAATGTTTCGCCGCTTGACCGGGCTCTGCCCGCAAAGCTCAAGATTACTTCCAGGAGTTTCCTGGCACTGGAGACCCTGCCTGAGACGCTGGTTCTCCGGGACTGGTTTCTGGAGGCGAACGGCAGTCTTGAGTCTGGCTTTGAAACCCGAGGCCGCGCAGTATTACCGGGTACAGAGGGGCCGATAAACCTGTTGCTCCGGGGTCATGTGGGTACAGAAGCGGCGCGGGATATTGAGTTGGAGTTATCGACGCAAAAACCGGAGCAGACGGGAAAAGTGAGGGTTGCCGGAAAGGTGAACTGGCAGGGCGGTCTGAACGCCGAGGCCGATGTCTCGCTGACGAAGTTTCCCTGGTTCTCGCTGCTGCCCGGCGTCTCGGAACCGCCGGTCATCCTCAATAGTCTGGATGGCTCAGTGAGTTGGGGTGACGGGCAATATCACGCGCGGCTGAAGGCGGCTGTTGACGGGCCCCAGGGCGAAGCTACCTTGTCGTCGGTGGTCGATGGTGACCTGAGCGCGACCACGCTGACAGACCTGAAAGTGACGACAGGAGCCGGTTCGCTGGCTGGTGGTGGGGCACTGGATTTCTCCGGGCCGCTGTCGTGGGAGGCGGCGTTAAAGCTTGATAACTTCAACCCGGGGTACTGGCTTCCGATGCTGGAGGCCAGCCTCAGTGGCGACGTTGAGACACGGGGCGCTCTACGTGAGGGTGAAATACCGGATATGACGGCCCGGTGGGACCTTGCCGGACAGTGGAAGTCCAAACCTGCCAGCGCAGTGGGCACGCTGAATACGGCATCCGGAGCCTGGGAGGTTTCCGGGCTTGCCGTAGCGGTTGGTGAAAACAGCCTTGAAGGCAGCGGCGTCTGGGGCGAAGCACTGGACGGGAATCTCGTTCTGTCATTGCCTGCTCCGGGCGAAATACTGGCAGGCCTCAAAGGCCGGATGACGGCGAAACTCAACATTGCTGGTACGCCGGATGATCCCCAGGGCGACCTGACTTTCAGCGCCCAGGAGCTTGCCTGGCAGGATACGGTAACGCTTGCCAGCCTTGACCTGGATGCCTCGCTGGCGCCGGGCTTTCGCCTCAGGAGTCATGCTGAAATCGGCGGTATCGAGGCCGGAGGCCAGCGCCTGGAGTCCGTTACTCTGGATGCGGCCGGAATCCAGGATGATCATCGCCTCACGTTGACCGCGAACCACGAGGACGCAGACCTTCGGCTCGTGTTTGGCGGCGGTTTTGACGACTCATGGACGGCCTGGCAAGGCGCCTTGGCCAGTGGCCTGATTGAGATACCGGAGCAGGACCAGAGCTGGAGGCTTCAGTCTCCAGCAAAATTAGCCTATCGGAAGAATGGACAACTGACGTTCGACGCCCATTGCTGGAGCTGGCAGGAGAGTTCGTTCTGTGCTGAAGATCAGGTGCTGTTGCCAACACCCCGGATTGCATATCGCATCAATAACTTCCCGGCGGCGGCTCTTGATCCGTTGATGCCGGAGGCCTTGCGCTGGCGGGCTCAGCTGAACGGTAGCATTGACGTTACCATGGCGGCTGAAGGCCCAAGGGGCCAGGTTCGGATGGATGCGGGAAAAGGGGAGTTCCGGGTGCTGCTTAATGAGGAGTGGGAATCCCTGCAACATGAAATCTTCACTGTCGGATTGAACCTGCAACCCGAAAAGGCGGAGCTGGATATTCGGCTATCGGGGCCAGAGCTGGGTGAACTGACAGTGAATACGGCTGTCGATCCGGCAACCCCGGAGAGAACGGTGACTGGGCAATTCAGTCTTCAGGGCCTGGACATCGCCCTGGCTGGAATATTTACCGGGCTGGAGCGGGTGTCTGGCAAGGTTAAAGGTCAGGGGAAGCTGTCGGGTCCTCTGATGAAACCGATGGTAAAGGGTGAAATTACGTTGAGTAATGCACGCCTGGTCGATCCAAGGCTTCCGGTGCCTCTGGATGATGTGTTTCTGAGTCTGGATCTCAACGGCTATTCCGCCGATATAAATGGCAGAATCAAGAGCAACGCCCGAAGCGAAACGATCGTGGGTGGCACATTGGACTGGGAGAACAGACCGGAAGGTGAGTTAACCATCCGTGGCAAGCGCGTACCTTTCAGTCTGGAGCCATACGCACGGCTGGAAGTGGAGCCGGATCTAACGATCGCCTTCCGGCAGGGCGAACTGAGCGTCGCGGGGCAGGTTGCCGTCCCCCGGGGAAGCATCGAAATCAAAGGCCTGCCTGAGCAGGCAGTGTCAGTTTCCGACGATGAGGTCATTGTGGGCGTAGAGCCACAGGAGCCGGTGATTCGTTCCCTGAAGATGGATGTGACGGTGGTGGTCGGTGAAGATCGGGTCACTTTTGCTGCGTTTGGCGTTAAGGGCGACCTCGAGGGCAGCCTGAGGATCGGCAACGATATGGATACCCGCGGCACGCTCCAACTGGTGAATGGCCAGTATGACGCCTATGGTCAGGAGCTGGAGCTGCGTAGGGCACGAATTCTTTTCGTGGGTAACCTCACCCAGCCGTATCTGGACATTGAGGCTATTCGAACCGTGGGGTCGGTAGTGGCGGGTATCCGCCTGAGTGGCCCGGTGCAGTCCCCGGCCACAGAAGTATTTTCGACCCCGGATATGAGTCAGACCGATGCGCTGTCCTATGTGATTCTGGGGCGTCCTGCGCAAAGCCGGGGCGAAGAGGGACAGATGGGACAGGCAGCCCTGTCATTGGGGTTGACTCAGGCCAGCAAAGTGACTGGGAAGATCGGTGAAGAGTTTGGTGTCCGCGACCTGATGCTTGAGGCGGAGGGATCAGGCGAGCAAACGTCAATTGTAGCTAGTGGCTACCTGACTGAGGAGCTCAGTGTTCGTTATGGGGTCGGTATCTTCGAACCAATCACTACCGTGGCATTGCGTTACGACCTGGGGAGGTACTTCTACCTGGAAGCAGCCAGTGGCCTGGCCGCTTCTCTGGACATCTTCTACACGCGGGATTTCTGA